The following DNA comes from Anaerostipes rhamnosivorans.
GCCTTTTTCTCATCATAAACGATTGCCCTTAACTATGATTCATTATTCTAATTATATAGACTATTTTTTTGATTATGACATTTTCACTCCGCTCATATTTCTTTTCCAAGTACGACCAAGGTAGTAACCCCTCCCATAATGAATCCCATCCCCAAAAGATCGTATACTCCAAAACTTTGTCCAAGCAGACAGAAAGAAAGCACTGCCGCCGTTAAAGACTCAACACTGGAATACATACTGGCCTTGACTGGCCCTATATATGTAACACCCCGCAGATAACAGCTAAAGGGTATGACCGTTCCATAAACCACAATACCCAGGACCATAAACACTGTTTGTCCATCTCATATTCCCGGTATATCCCACAGATGTGCGAAAGCCGCCAGAATCAATCCTCCCGTCAGCATGCCCCATCCGATGACCTCAAGAAGTCCGAATCTGCCAAGCAGCTTTTTGGGCTGCAGATTATATACCGATAAAAAAACAGCAGACGCAATTCCAAAAAACATTGCTTCCTTGGGGATCAAAAGAGTATAAATGGAACCATGTGATGCTAAGAGGAAGACTCCTAAGATTACCAGAAACAATACAATCAATTCTGTAAGCTGAGGCTTTCTTTTTTCTGCTGCCAGACAGAACAGTAAAATAAATACCGGGGCCAGGTAATGCAGTACCGTAGCAATTCCCGGATTGGAATATTGATTTCCCCGAAACTCCGGACAGCCCCCAGCACAGACCGGAAAACACAACAAGAAAAGTTCCTTTCATATTCTTATTCATTTTCCTTAGTCCCGCATGTCAAAAACCAGCTGAGTGCCCTTCTGATGCTCTCATCCCAGAAAATCCAGTCGTGTCCGCCGTTCCACTCTTCATAAGTATAGGGGATCTCAAGACTTCTTAACTGTTTTATAAACTCCTGGCTCTGGGGATATATATCATCCTGAAGCCCACAGGAAATGTACAGCCTGGGGATCTGACGTTTTTTCTCTTTTAACTTCCGTAAAACGGTGGAAAGATCATTTTCTGAGTCCAATATCTTTTCTACTGGACCGAATACTTTCTTATATAACTCTGTATATTGCGGATAATCATTGTATTCCATGCGAATATCCAGAGCGCCGGAGAAGCTGGCTCCCGCACAAAAGCGCTCGGGAAAGTTTAACGCCAGCTTCATGCTGCCGAAGCCGCCCATGGACAGTCCAGCCACATAGTTGTCTTCCCGTTTGTCTGATATCAAAGGAAAATAGGATTTCATGAGTCCCGGAAGCTCTTCTCCGATATAATCCCAGTATCTTTTTCCCTGAACATTGTTTGTATAATAGCCCTTCTCCCCTTCCGGCATGATAACAATCCAGTCCCCCTCCTTTGCGTACCGTTCAATAGGGGTTCTCCTGACCCACTTTGTATGATCATCTCCAAGACCATGAAGCAGATACAATGTTTTCAGTTTTCTTTTTCCTTTTATATCCCTGTGTTCCGGGATCACCACATAAGCACCAACCTCCTCTTTCAAGATATCAGAGTAAAATTCACAATGAATCAGAGCCATCTGTATCACCTCCTAATATAATCGTTCTCAATCCAAACCAAAATACATCCTTACTATCTGCGGAAGTTCCTTCTTAACATAGCGGGAAAACTCTTCTTGCTCCTCTACTTCTGATCCGGCATCCGGAAGAACCACTGCCATCTGGCAGCCCTGTGCAATCCATTCTATAGGAATTCTCCGCATCCATTTTGTGTGATCGCACTGTACCCCCGGCAAAAGATACAGTACTTGATAATTCCTTTCCACTCTGTCTTTGGCCTCTCCCTCGCCGGGTTCTGGCAGGGCCACATAAAAAGATGTATTTCTGTCAAGCTCTTTTGAAAAGATATGGCATTGAAACAATCCCATAATGAATCCCCCTGTTCTTAAAACAATCCGATCACAGAACCGGCAATTCCGATTGCAATAATCAAAAGTACAATTTTAGCAGTACTGACCTGTTTTTTTCGGATTAGATAATATACTCCAAAGACGATCAAGAGCGGCAGAAAGCCGGGCACGATCCCATCCAGCGTATCCTTTAAAACAAACTTTCCAATTTTTAAAGCTGGTTCTGCCGTGACAAGACTTGATGACAGAACCCCCATCATAAACATACCCAGGATATTTGCACCATCCAATATTTCATTTAAGAGACCCGACTTCATAATCTGTGCAAAGGACCTTCTTCCTGTGCTGTATCCTAAACAAAACAGCATGTAAGCCACGATCTCACAGCCTACCACAAGCCCCAGCAGCACTGCTGCTGCGCTCAACGCTCCCCTGGCCGCCAAGGCCCCTGCAAATGCGGTTCCCAGGGTCCATGCCGTCCCCCAGTGAATGGTGTCTCCAATAGCGGCAACTGGTCCCATGGTACCGGTCTTAAAACTGGTAATCAATTCGTCCGGAATCTTATTCGAATTTTCTGCTTTCTCTTCTTCCAGAGCGATGGAGGGACCAAAAATAAGATTTCCAAACATCAATTCTGTGTTAAAAAACTGCAGATGCCGTTGAAGTGCCGCGGCAAGGTCCTGCTTTTTCGTATAGATTTTTTTCAGCGCAGGCACCATTGCATTGCACCATCCGATGGCCTGCATTCTTTCAAAATTTAAGCTTGTCTCACCCCAGAGACTCAGCCTCCGGTAACACTTATTTAAATCCTTCTTCGTCAGTACACTTTCTTTTTCCTGAATCTTCGTTTTCTTTTGTTCACTCATGGTCATCCGCCTCCATTCCTGCCTCTCTTTTCAGAAGGACAATGATAAACGCCAGGCATCCGCCGAAAATTCCCAGCACAAGGTTACTCCATCCCGTCATCTGCAGGGCAAAAAAACCAAGAATCATAAACACGATGTATTTTGGTTTTCCGATCATATGCATGATCAGCGCAAATCCCAATGCAGGAAGCATTCCACCGGCGACCTCTAGTCCATGCATCACTACCTCCGGAATATATTTTAGAATGACATCCACCACCGACGTTCCAAATAACACTACGATAAACACGGGCAGAAACGCCACAAGAAGATTTAACAGTCCGGGATAGATCACTGCACATCTGTATATTCCTCTTGTATCTGCTTCTTTCGCATACCGGTCTGCTGAATGTGCAAACCTGATAGCAATGGTTTTCCTCAAGTTGATCAAAAACACTCCCAATAGTCCCACAGGAACTGCCAGTGTAACCGCAACTGACGGCTTCATACCCGTCATCAGCGCAATAGGTGCTACACAGGCCCCTGCGATGGCACTGTCCGCCGGGAAGTTGCCGCCCGGTGCGATAACCCCCACATAGATCAGCTGAATGGTTCCACCTATGATCAAACCCTCGATTGGTTTTCCTAAAATCAGCCCTGCCAGCAATCCGCTGGTAATTGGAGATTCAAAAATCGTATATCCAGTGTTGTATCCAATCTCCATCTTATGAAGCCAGTTGCACAGCCCCATCACTGCCGCCAATAAAAATAACTGCATATCTTTTCCTCCTATCTCAGTTTCTCTTTCGCTTTTTGCATCGTTACTGCTGTTTCCTCAGGAATGCTCTTAAAAATGATCTCAGATACCGTCTGGTTGATATTTTCCAGCTCTGTAAATTCTTTTTTGTTCAGATAAATGCCATCTGAGATAAACTGTCTTTCTCCCTCTCCCGGGACACCTCCCACCACGAGGAAATCAAACTTCACACCGCTCTCCACAGCCTTTGCGCAGGCTTCCACGTTTTTAAAGAGCAAAAATACAGATGCATTGATCTGTTCTAAGATTTCAGCCGCACCCTCTTGGGAAACAACTTTAAATTTCACACCTTTGGGGACGGCCATTTTATAAATTTCGATCATAAAATCATCGTTCCTTAAGGCGTCATCTACTACCACAATCATATCTACTGGATAATATTTGATCCATTTTGTGATAACTTGTCCGTGAATCAGCCGGAAGTCAATTCTGGCTACTTTTATATCTGCCATATTTCTCTCCTTTATACCTTATTTGTAATCCGTATTCCGCTGGATGCCGCTTCAAAACAGCGGTCTGCAAGTTCCTCCAAAGTCAGTCCATCCTCCGCAGACATCAAAAACTCTATCATCATCGGTAGATTTAACCCTGTCAGACAGAATAGATGATGTCTGCGCGCAGCCAGAGTAGACAGGTTAGACGGGGTACCCCCTAAGATGTCCGTAAAGATCATGACTCCGTCACCCTCCTCTGCTTTTTCAATGCTGCTTTGTATCTCCTCGTAAAAATTATCAGCGTTGTCGTTCTTTTCCAGACAGAGGGTTATAATATTCCTATATTCACCCGCAATCAAAGAAACACTTCTCATCAACGACCTGCTCAAGTCCCCGTGGGTAGCAATGATTAATCCGACCACACCTACACCTCCTCTCATTGTTTTGATCGTTTTCTTTATACGAAATTTAATAGCAAATACCGTGCCAAGTGTCTCTGCCCCCCTAAAACCATATTTATCTTTGACACATGACGGGATCTTTCTTTGACACATTGCATATATCTCCAAAAAAAGTTTGACACATGCAAAAAAGGCTGAACTTGATATGCACCAAGTTCAGTCTTTTTTACTCTCTCTTTATTTTCCAAAGTCTTTGATCTTGCTCTCGATCAAATTATAGATCAGCCGTATTTCTCTCATGTTGACTGATACATGATATCTCTTCTCAATGGATGACAGGCACTTCTTCGACATCTCACAGAACTCTTGATGTGTCCTGGCAAACTCACCGAATGTGTGTAACGGCTCCTGATTTTTCTGCTGCATAAGGCGTTCCACCATAATACCGATATGCATATACAGAATATGCTTTAAATCCGGCGTGAACTTTAATTTTAGTTCCAGTTCCATTTGATGGATCGCATATCCTACATCATCTATGATAATTTCAGGATTTAAGATGGTCAGTTGACTCATAATGTTACGCAGGCTGAAGCTTTTGATGATATTTTCAATCATCGTGTTGATTCTCTTTTCTGAATAGATTGTTTTCAGTACATGATTTAATGTTTCATATCCTTTTTGGTCCACTAATTCATTCAGCAGCAATACTTCCATATCTTCTAATTCCAATTCATTGGTAGAGATGATCAGGGATACGTTATACAGATCAAATACATCGTCACCACTCCCCCTTTGTGCCAGTTTTTCGTAGTCATACTCCAGAATAAGAATCTTGTCATCGTCAAAACAGGTTCTCAGCATGTCACAAATCTTATCTGCAACCTCCAACCCCTTCATACAGCAGACTAAGATGGCGTTTTGCTTTTCTTTTTTTCTAATAAAGTGATAGGTCGTTGAATTATATCGCACGGTTGTTTTTAGAATTGCCTCTATGTCCCGTTTCTGCAGCAATTCATTTCCCACGTCCAGCGCCATCTGCGTTGTCACGTTGTTGATAATCCCTAAATTTCCTTCCACAAGATCACTGATATCATCTGTGATGCTCAGAACCGAACCCATATCCACAAGTATAAGTACCCCGGAGGATGTGTTGACTTTTTTTAAATAGGACCGGAGTCTCTCCACTATCTGCTTTTTTGACGTGTCATAAGGCATATCAAAGGCGTCAAATATATAGCTTGAATATACTTGGTTTACAAGGCTTGCGATGCTGGATGCTGTGGAATATCCGTGTGTGATGATAATGGCATTATATAAATATTTTTCTTCATCCATCTGGCAGTGGAAAAACAGGATTAAAAACAGCTTCAGCAGCTCCTCGTTGGCATTGTAATCCATAGTCTCATTTACCATTCTGTAAAATAACTCCGCCATTTTGGACTGCCGGAACAGCTTTTTTGCCAGTTTCGATTTCATTTCCGTCAGGTAGTCCTTTTTATCCTCTCTGAGAAACGTGCTGTTTCTGCTCAGAAGAACCAACACCTTTGTCAGAACAATCACTGCAGTGCCCGTATATTCAAACCCATAGTTGCTCTGCATGAATTTAAAGATATTTTCCACATGCTCTTTATAAACAATTTCCACCGATGAAGACTCTATGTCATATACAATATGGTCCATAATACCTTCTATCAGTTTCTTATTCTGCTTGCTGAACCTGTCATATGTAATACTATTTTTTGTATATTTCTTTATAAGGCGGATCATAGAATCCATCTGCAGAATCTCTCCGATAGAGTCCAAAGAACGGATCATAATGTCCTCCGAGTCTTTGTTGACAAAGATCCATTGGGAGGTACTGCTGTTTTTTATAGAATTATAATCCACAGAATACTGGACATTTAAGTCCTGCATCGTCACCTCAATGTAATCCTGATGTTTCTCCTGTCTGTTCTGGGCATTGGCACAGCTGATCTTGATTATATTTTTCAGGGATCCGATATTCCCTTTTCCTTTAAAGGTTAACAGATTATTTATCACATTACTGCTGATTTTAAAATTACAGTCCAGGATGTGTGCTTCCTGTTCAAATAGATTTTGTATGATCTTCATCCGTTCATTGCTGCTTCTCTCACTGTAGGATGGTATGGTAACAGTAAGCGGGATTCTCCTGATAAAGGTTTCCAACAAAACATTATCAATATTTTCCGTGGTGGCAAAAATCAGCTTGACATTTAACTCTTTTTCATCTGCTCCATCCCCCAGGGGCGTGATCCTTCCTGTATCAATATAACGGAACAGCTTTTCCTGGCCCTCTGGAGGCAGCCTGTGCACTTCATCCAAGAGCAGATAACCCTGATCCGCTTTTTCCAGAAGCCCTGCAAAGTCTTTATTAGCCCCGGTAAATGCTCCTCTTTTGTATCCAAATAAAACAGATGATAACAGCTCTTTATTGTTTGCGTAATCTGCACAGTTCAGAACAACAAACGGTGCTTCCTCCGATATGATCTTCTGCCGCCTGGCATACAGATAAATCTTCTCCGCAAGCATACTTTTTCCTACCCCGCTGGGCCCCAGCAGCATGATTGGAAGTCCCCGTCCCGGATAAGCAGCAGAAATTTTGCACTTATTCAGCACCTGCTCCATGTCATAAGAAAGCTCCGAGATCTCTTTAAATACGTCATCTTCAACTTGCTCATCTTTCTTATCAATCCTGTCTTGGTCTGTCTCTCCCTCGTATAAAGTAAACAGTACAGGCTTTGTCTTCTTTTTGGTCAGAAAGTGCTCTCTTTCCAGTTCATTTAAAATAGCGCTTGCTGCATTCCGTTTCATCCCCACAGCCTCTGCCACGGTACCGGCGCCGATTCCTAAGTGTCCGTCAATCTCGAGAAAATATTGTTTTATTTTATCTTTGTTCGTTATCCTGGCCATTGACACATCCTCCAAAAGCATTGACACATTTTTATCTCAAGTATATTATACCTCTTAAGCCTGGCTGTGTAATTGTTTATATGTGTCAAAAAAAGCAGAACAAATGAATGCTCTGCTTTTTGCTATCTGCTGTCTCACAGTTTTGAAGAAAGAAACTTCTATAATTCTTCGCCGTTTGTTTTGATCACCCTCTGATACCAGTAAAAGGACTTCTTGTTTGATCTTCACGGCCTCTTTCATGGCATGGATGTGTTCTCTTCACTCCCCCTCTCTCTGGTTATATTCTTCATCCAGCAAAAGCTCCGATACCTTTTCCATATGATTGGTATCTTAATCAGCTCATCGCTCATGAGCAGCACATACACAACCGGTACGCTAAAGTGGAAAATAATTGCTGCAGTGGCTCCTAACAGCAGAGAAAATCCCCACATAGATACTGTGTCTACGATCAAACCAAACCTGGTATCTCCGCCGGAGCGAAAAATCCCTACAATCAAAGTTTCATCAAATGTCTGGGCAACCGCATAATAAGCCATCACAAACATCATACAACGCAAATAATCCTTTGTTAACGGTGACATATTTAACACGGACAGAATCATCCGGGAAGACAATAGTATAATCACAGCGCTGCAGATCCCCAGAAGAATACTCAGTTTTACAAAACGGTCCGCATAAACCCTGGCATGTTTATATTTTTTCTCTCCAAGAATCTTCCCAAGGTAAATGGCCGCGGCGTTGGATATTCCAAATCCAACAACCATAGACATTTCCTTGGTAACCTGAGCTACTGAGTTTGCCGCTACCGCCGCACTTCCCATATGTCCGAGAATCGCTGTGCTTGCAGAGTTGGCTGCTCCCCACAAAACTTCATTTAAAATAACAGGGATTGCATACATAAGAAAATCTTTTAATAATCTGCGGTCAATATGTATTAAATAAGTCATACGAAAAAGAATTTCCCTGTTAAATAATTTTGCGTATCCAATGACAAGGATCAATTCCAGGATTCTTGCCAGAAGGGTCGCCAATGCCGCTCCCTGAATCCCTATCACAGGACATCCAAACATTCCAAATATAAAAATGGCATTCAATATTATATTGCAGATCAGAGAACTCAAATATACAAAAGTAGCAACCTGAATGCGCTCCACACTCCGCATAATATACAAGTACACCTGGGTCATTCCAGTGACTGTATAGGAAAACGCCACAATCCGCAGATACTTCGTACCTTGTCTGACCACCTCTGTTTCATTGGTAAATATCCTTATC
Coding sequences within:
- a CDS encoding PTS sugar transporter subunit IIA — its product is MCQRKIPSCVKDKYGFRGAETLGTVFAIKFRIKKTIKTMRGGVGVVGLIIATHGDLSRSLMRSVSLIAGEYRNIITLCLEKNDNADNFYEEIQSSIEKAEEGDGVMIFTDILGGTPSNLSTLAARRHHLFCLTGLNLPMMIEFLMSAEDGLTLEELADRCFEAASSGIRITNKV
- a CDS encoding PTS mannose/fructose/sorbose/N-acetylgalactosamine transporter subunit IIC, whose amino-acid sequence is MQLFLLAAVMGLCNWLHKMEIGYNTGYTIFESPITSGLLAGLILGKPIEGLIIGGTIQLIYVGVIAPGGNFPADSAIAGACVAPIALMTGMKPSVAVTLAVPVGLLGVFLINLRKTIAIRFAHSADRYAKEADTRGIYRCAVIYPGLLNLLVAFLPVFIVVLFGTSVVDVILKYIPEVVMHGLEVAGGMLPALGFALIMHMIGKPKYIVFMILGFFALQMTGWSNLVLGIFGGCLAFIIVLLKREAGMEADDHE
- a CDS encoding alpha/beta hydrolase; this translates as MALIHCEFYSDILKEEVGAYVVIPEHRDIKGKRKLKTLYLLHGLGDDHTKWVRRTPIERYAKEGDWIVIMPEGEKGYYTNNVQGKRYWDYIGEELPGLMKSYFPLISDKREDNYVAGLSMGGFGSMKLALNFPERFCAGASFSGALDIRMEYNDYPQYTELYKKVFGPVEKILDSENDLSTVLRKLKEKKRQIPRLYISCGLQDDIYPQSQEFIKQLRSLEIPYTYEEWNGGHDWIFWDESIRRALSWFLTCGTKENE
- a CDS encoding MATE family efflux transporter — translated: MAMQNLINTGVSACDVFMLGKVGETALSGASLARQVQYIMSLFLFGLTSGATILTAQYWGKGDTKTIERILAMGMRLAVTVTLVFTLASLLIPESLIRIFTNETEVVRQGTKYLRIVAFSYTVTGMTQVYLYIMRSVERIQVATFVYLSSLICNIILNAIFIFGMFGCPVIGIQGAALATLLARILELILVIGYAKLFNREILFRMTYLIHIDRRLLKDFLMYAIPVILNEVLWGAANSASTAILGHMGSAAVAANSVAQVTKEMSMVVGFGISNAAAIYLGKILGEKKYKHARVYADRFVKLSILLGICSAVIILLSSRMILSVLNMSPLTKDYLRCMMFVMAYYAVAQTFDETLIVGIFRSGGDTRFGLIVDTVSMWGFSLLLGATAAIIFHFSVPVVYVLLMSDELIKIPIIWKRYRSFCWMKNITRERGSEENTSMP
- a CDS encoding EamA family transporter gives rise to the protein MVLGIVVYGTVIPFSCYLRGVTYIGPVKASMYSSVESLTAAVLSFCLLGQSFGVYDLLGMGFIMGGVTTLVVLGKEI
- a CDS encoding PTS sugar transporter subunit IIB, translated to MADIKVARIDFRLIHGQVITKWIKYYPVDMIVVVDDALRNDDFMIEIYKMAVPKGVKFKVVSQEGAAEILEQINASVFLLFKNVEACAKAVESGVKFDFLVVGGVPGEGERQFISDGIYLNKKEFTELENINQTVSEIIFKSIPEETAVTMQKAKEKLR
- a CDS encoding sigma 54-interacting transcriptional regulator, producing the protein MARITNKDKIKQYFLEIDGHLGIGAGTVAEAVGMKRNAASAILNELEREHFLTKKKTKPVLFTLYEGETDQDRIDKKDEQVEDDVFKEISELSYDMEQVLNKCKISAAYPGRGLPIMLLGPSGVGKSMLAEKIYLYARRQKIISEEAPFVVLNCADYANNKELLSSVLFGYKRGAFTGANKDFAGLLEKADQGYLLLDEVHRLPPEGQEKLFRYIDTGRITPLGDGADEKELNVKLIFATTENIDNVLLETFIRRIPLTVTIPSYSERSSNERMKIIQNLFEQEAHILDCNFKISSNVINNLLTFKGKGNIGSLKNIIKISCANAQNRQEKHQDYIEVTMQDLNVQYSVDYNSIKNSSTSQWIFVNKDSEDIMIRSLDSIGEILQMDSMIRLIKKYTKNSITYDRFSKQNKKLIEGIMDHIVYDIESSSVEIVYKEHVENIFKFMQSNYGFEYTGTAVIVLTKVLVLLSRNSTFLREDKKDYLTEMKSKLAKKLFRQSKMAELFYRMVNETMDYNANEELLKLFLILFFHCQMDEEKYLYNAIIITHGYSTASSIASLVNQVYSSYIFDAFDMPYDTSKKQIVERLRSYLKKVNTSSGVLILVDMGSVLSITDDISDLVEGNLGIINNVTTQMALDVGNELLQKRDIEAILKTTVRYNSTTYHFIRKKEKQNAILVCCMKGLEVADKICDMLRTCFDDDKILILEYDYEKLAQRGSGDDVFDLYNVSLIISTNELELEDMEVLLLNELVDQKGYETLNHVLKTIYSEKRINTMIENIIKSFSLRNIMSQLTILNPEIIIDDVGYAIHQMELELKLKFTPDLKHILYMHIGIMVERLMQQKNQEPLHTFGEFARTHQEFCEMSKKCLSSIEKRYHVSVNMREIRLIYNLIESKIKDFGK
- a CDS encoding EamA family transporter — translated: MLCFPVCAGGCPEFRGNQYSNPGIATVLHYLAPVFILLFCLAAEKRKPQLTELIVLFLVILGVFLLASHGSIYTLLIPKEAMFFGIASAVFLSVYNLQPKKLLGRFGLLEVIGWGMLTGGLILAAFAHLWDIPGI
- a CDS encoding PTS system mannose/fructose/sorbose family transporter subunit IID, translating into MSEQKKTKIQEKESVLTKKDLNKCYRRLSLWGETSLNFERMQAIGWCNAMVPALKKIYTKKQDLAAALQRHLQFFNTELMFGNLIFGPSIALEEEKAENSNKIPDELITSFKTGTMGPVAAIGDTIHWGTAWTLGTAFAGALAARGALSAAAVLLGLVVGCEIVAYMLFCLGYSTGRRSFAQIMKSGLLNEILDGANILGMFMMGVLSSSLVTAEPALKIGKFVLKDTLDGIVPGFLPLLIVFGVYYLIRKKQVSTAKIVLLIIAIGIAGSVIGLF